One window from the genome of Hevea brasiliensis isolate MT/VB/25A 57/8 unplaced genomic scaffold, ASM3005281v1 Scaf226, whole genome shotgun sequence encodes:
- the LOC110669904 gene encoding beta-glucosidase 18-like, translating into MVAQYGYYSGIWPPNRCSYPAGKCKAGSSELEPYIAAHNMILAHATATEIYRKKYQEKQGGKIGIVLHIYWYEPLRDIPADRVAAQRALGFIAAWFMDPIMFGEYPPEMQQIVGLRLPTFSAEDKRKLANKLDFIGINHYSTLYAKDCLLTPCNYHDDLLKDTFTHGTGEKDGVLIGKPTAMPTFYVVPNSMEKTIMYFKDRYNNTPMYITENGYAQPSSKNIEDMLNDVNRLEYMQGYLTSLASAIRNGADVRGYFHWSLIDNFEWTYGYTISFGLYHVDRRTMQRTPKRSAKWFQHFLKNESGFFLA; encoded by the exons ATGGTGGCCCAATATGGCTACTACAGTGGAATATGGCCACCAAATCGATGCTCTTACCCTGCTGGCAAATGCAAAGCTGGGAGCTCTGAGTTAGAACCCTACATTGCTGCACATAATATGATATTGGCCCATGCCACAGCAACTGAAATTTACCGGAAGAAGTATCAG GAAAAACAAGGAGGAAAAATTGGCATTGTATTACATATCTATTGGTATGAGCCACTGAGAGATATTCCAGCTGATCGTGTGGCTGCTCAACGAGCTTTAGGTTTCATTGCCGCATG GTTTATGGATCCCATTATGTTTGGAGAGTATCCCCCAGAGATGCAACAGATAGTAGGTCTAAGGCTACCAACATTTTCAGCGGAGGATAAGAGGAAACTGGCAAACAAATTGGATTTCATTGGAATCAACCATTATAGCACCCTCTATGCAAAGGATTGTTTGTTGACACCATGCAATTATCATGATGATTTACTTAAAGATACCTTTACTCATGGAACTGGAGAGAAAGATGGAGTTCTTATAGGAAAGCCA ACAGCAATGCCTACCTTCTATGTTGTTCCAAATAGCATGGAGAAGACAATCATGTACTTCAAAGATAGATACAACAACACACCTATGTACATCACAGAAAACG GATATGCACAGCCTAGCAGCAAAAACATTGAAGATATGCTCAATGACGTGAACAGGTTAGAGTACATGCAGGGTTACCTCACTTCTTTGGCTTCAGCAATTAG GAATGGAGCAGATGTGAGAGGCTACTTCCATTGGTCTCTGATAGACAATTTTGAGTGGACTTATGGTTATACAATAAGCTTCGGATTGTATCATGTAGACCGCAGAACAATGCAAAGAACACCAAAGAGATCAGCCAAATGGTTCCAGCATTTCTTGAAAAATGAATCTGGTTTTTTTCTTGCCTAA